In a single window of the Bactrocera dorsalis isolate Fly_Bdor chromosome 2, ASM2337382v1, whole genome shotgun sequence genome:
- the LOC105222709 gene encoding transient receptor potential channel pyrexia isoform X1, with protein MENLGYKEGTAKPRRMARSISVVTKSELEQPLAGNNARFKSIPPNLMVRWRNNNADAMIEAQYPTPGEFEYMECGPSPPAESAPSMYDSFEEPTSELSVQICNDTLRISLIDQMKSAAGRVRFLEDIEQGNVIKDNTKAHFESASKIEKNLSYLWAAFLKRWDLLQSFLDIGAELNFCDQNGISALHLGAFSGCLSTLSFLVGQSMNVNLQPKCYTPLHCAAFGNSAEAAKFLINNGALITIDTNKPNCEESLLHCAVRANALECVKLFIVEGADVNSLKPNGTNAIHLAADLGNAQCLEALLSAPGADANVRICIREKESTALHLAADEGNVECVDLLLAKGADAKLKNHRGFTALHLAARTSSLECVESLLRNGNADPNAEDFDHRTPLHAAIGKSENAFDILELLIQWGANVNHKDIYGFTALHLAALDGLAQSVEMLIFHGADVTTKSKKGTSALNVITRKTPASVAMIRQKLDAAITLHHSQDPVNREVELELDFRQLLQHCHPREISYLNTFVDEGQKEILEHPLCSSFLYIKWGKIRKYYIGRLIFCFTFVLFLTLYVLTALAHNCYNGSKDDNTTIQAKELCQKQSILGDMLRNNPFVMEMQWWVLVAITIVEIFRKLYGITGYSTFKHYVTQVENIMEWFVITSVFIISYIYTNKTYTFQNHIGAFAVLLGWTNLMLMIGQLPVFDVYVAMYTRVQGEFAKLFMAYSCMLIGFTISFCVIFPSSSSFANPFMGFITVLVMMIGEQDLSLLINDPDGKDPPFLLEVSAQITFVLFLLFVTIILMNLLVGIAVHDIQGLKKTAGLSKLVRQTKLISYIESALFNGYLPPWLRNLLHYTALVSPQAYRVVLCVKPLNPSEKRLPREILMKAYEVGKMRKHFGHTISAKGTAATYLQYKNKYNDNQTQNYSMDDLETTHFNTLTTKIDENAERIEFLTQEIQELKQALITQQQQASKVIDKLLIVISNQQKNNLRK; from the coding sequence ATTCAAATCGATACCGCCAAATTTAATGGTACGATGGCGCAACAATAATGCAGACGCCATGATAGAGGCCCAATATCCGACACCCGGTGAATTCGAGTACATGGAGTGCGGACCCTCGCCGCCAGCCGAAAGCGCGCCCAGCATGTATGATAGCTTCGAGGAGCCCACCAGCGAGCTAAGCGTACAAATATGCAACGACACGCTGCGCATCAGTCTCATCGATCAGATGAAGAGCGCCGCAGGACGGGTGCGTTTCCTAGAGGATATCGAACAGGGCAACGTGATCAAAGATAACACCAAAGCACATTTCGAATCAGCATCGAAAATCGAGAAGAATCTCAGTTACTTGTGGGCAGCGTTTTTGAAGCGTTGGGACTTACTACAAAGTTTCCTAGACATAGGCGCTGAATTGAATTTCTGTGATCAAAATGGCATTTCGGCTTTGCATTTGGGCGCCTTTAGCGGCTGCCTATCGACGTTAAGTTTCCTAGTCGGCCAGTCAATGAATGTGAATCTACAACCAAAATGTTATACGCCGCTGCATTGTGCAGCTTTCGGCAATTCCGCCGAAGCGGCTAAGTTTCTAATCAACAATGGTGCACTCATCACCATCGACACCAATAAACCGAACTGTGAGGAAAGTCTACTGCACTGTGCTGTGCGCGCCAATGCGCTCGAATGCGTGAAACTATTCATTGTGGAAGGCGCAGACGTGAATTCTTTGAAACCAAATGGCACCAATGCGATACACCTGGCGGCAGATTTGGGCAACGCGCAGTGCTTGGAGGCGCTGCTGAGTGCACCTGGTGCCGATGCCAATGTGCGAATATGCATACGGGAAAAGGAGTCGACAGCGTTGCATTTGGCCGCCGATGAAGGCAATGTTGAATGCGTCGATCTGCTGCTGGCAAAAGGTGCTGATGCGAAATTGAAGAATCATCGCGGCTTTACAGCCTTGCATTTAGCGGCGCGCACTTCAAGTCTGGAATGTGTGGAATCGCTGTTGCGTAACGGTAATGCCGATCCCAACGCCGAAGACTTCGATCATCGTACGCCGTTACACGCGGCGATAGGCAAATCGGAGAATGCCTTTGATATACTCGAGTTACTAATACAATGGGGTGCCAATGTGAATCATAAAGATATTTATGGTTTTACCGCCTTACATTTAGCCGCGCTCGACGGCTTGGCACAATCCGTTGAAATGCTGATCTTTCACGGCGCGGATGTGACAACGAAATCGAAAAAGGGCACTTCAGCCTTGAATGTCATCACGCGTAAGACGCCCGCTTCGGTGGCGATGATACGCCAGAAACTGGATGCCGCCATTACGCTGCACCACTCACAGGACCCAGTCAATCGCGAGGTAGAGTTAGAACTCGACTTTCGACAGTTATTGCAGCACTGTCATCCACGTGAGATAAGCTATCTGAACACATTTGTGGACGAAGGACAGAAGGAAATACTCGAGCATCCGTTATGCTCCTCGTTTTTGTACATAAAATGGGGTAAAATACGTAAATACTATATTGGTCGGCTCATCTTCTGTTTCACCTTCGTGCTCTTTCTCACACTCTACGTACTAACCGCGCTCGCACACAATTGCTATAACGGCAGCAAGGACGACAACACGACCATACAGGCTAAAGAACTCTGCCAAAAGCAGTCCATACTCGGCGATATGCTGCGCAATAATCCCTTTGTGATGGAAATGCAATGGTGGGTATTGGTCGCTATCACCATCGTTGAGATATTTCGGAAGCTCTATGGTATAACGGGTTATTCAACGTTCAAACACTATGTGACGCAGGTGGAAAATATCATGGAATGGTTCGTCATAACTAGCGTCTTTATCATCTCCTACATATACACGAACAAGACATATACCTTTCAGAACCACATAGGCGCATTTGCGGTGCTATTGGGTTGGACAAATCTGATGTTGATGATTGGTCAATTGCCAGTCTTCGATGTCTACGTGGCGATGTACACACGTGTACAAGGTGAATTCGCGAAACTTTTCATGGCATACTCGTGCATGCTGATCGGTTTCACGATTAGTTTTTGCGTAATCTTTCCCTCATCTTCGTCGTTCGCCAACCCCTTCATGGGATTCATCACTGTACTGGTAATGATGATCGGCGAACAAGATCTATCATTGCTGATCAACGATCCCGACGGCAAGGATCCGCCATTCTTATTGGAGGTGAGCGCCCAAATCACATTTGTGCTCTTTCTACTCTTCGTAACAATCATACTGATGAACTTATTGGTCGGCATAGCCGTGCATGACATACAGGGCTTAAAGAAGACCGCAGGGCTCTCGAAACTGGTACGCCAAACTAAACTCATATCGTACATAGAGTCCGCACTCTTTAACGGCTATTTACCGCCTTGGCTACGCAATCTATTACACTATACGGCACTAGTCTCGCCGCAGGCTTACCGCGTCGTGTTGTGCGTAAAGCCGTTAAATCCCAGCGAAAAGCGTTTACCACGCGAAATACTCATGAAGGCGTACGAAGTGGGAAAAATGCGTAAACATTTCGGACACACGATTTCGGCGAAAGGAACAGCCGCGACttatttgcaatacaaaaacaaatataatgatAATCAGACACAAAACTACTCAATGGACGACTTGGAAACGACACATTTTAACACGCTAACGACGAAAATCGACGAAAATGCCGAACGCATTGAATTCCTCACGCAGGAAATTCAGGAACTGAAGCAAGCGCTCATCACGCAACAACAGCAGGCGAGCAAAGTGATCGATAAGCTATTGATTGTGATTTCAAATCAGCAAAAGAATAATTTAaggaaataa
- the LOC105222709 gene encoding transient receptor potential channel pyrexia isoform X2 — MNMYALEILLFYVFSALVFWCWKFKSIPPNLMVRWRNNNADAMIEAQYPTPGEFEYMECGPSPPAESAPSMYDSFEEPTSELSVQICNDTLRISLIDQMKSAAGRVRFLEDIEQGNVIKDNTKAHFESASKIEKNLSYLWAAFLKRWDLLQSFLDIGAELNFCDQNGISALHLGAFSGCLSTLSFLVGQSMNVNLQPKCYTPLHCAAFGNSAEAAKFLINNGALITIDTNKPNCEESLLHCAVRANALECVKLFIVEGADVNSLKPNGTNAIHLAADLGNAQCLEALLSAPGADANVRICIREKESTALHLAADEGNVECVDLLLAKGADAKLKNHRGFTALHLAARTSSLECVESLLRNGNADPNAEDFDHRTPLHAAIGKSENAFDILELLIQWGANVNHKDIYGFTALHLAALDGLAQSVEMLIFHGADVTTKSKKGTSALNVITRKTPASVAMIRQKLDAAITLHHSQDPVNREVELELDFRQLLQHCHPREISYLNTFVDEGQKEILEHPLCSSFLYIKWGKIRKYYIGRLIFCFTFVLFLTLYVLTALAHNCYNGSKDDNTTIQAKELCQKQSILGDMLRNNPFVMEMQWWVLVAITIVEIFRKLYGITGYSTFKHYVTQVENIMEWFVITSVFIISYIYTNKTYTFQNHIGAFAVLLGWTNLMLMIGQLPVFDVYVAMYTRVQGEFAKLFMAYSCMLIGFTISFCVIFPSSSSFANPFMGFITVLVMMIGEQDLSLLINDPDGKDPPFLLEVSAQITFVLFLLFVTIILMNLLVGIAVHDIQGLKKTAGLSKLVRQTKLISYIESALFNGYLPPWLRNLLHYTALVSPQAYRVVLCVKPLNPSEKRLPREILMKAYEVGKMRKHFGHTISAKGTAATYLQYKNKYNDNQTQNYSMDDLETTHFNTLTTKIDENAERIEFLTQEIQELKQALITQQQQASKVIDKLLIVISNQQKNNLRK, encoded by the coding sequence ATTCAAATCGATACCGCCAAATTTAATGGTACGATGGCGCAACAATAATGCAGACGCCATGATAGAGGCCCAATATCCGACACCCGGTGAATTCGAGTACATGGAGTGCGGACCCTCGCCGCCAGCCGAAAGCGCGCCCAGCATGTATGATAGCTTCGAGGAGCCCACCAGCGAGCTAAGCGTACAAATATGCAACGACACGCTGCGCATCAGTCTCATCGATCAGATGAAGAGCGCCGCAGGACGGGTGCGTTTCCTAGAGGATATCGAACAGGGCAACGTGATCAAAGATAACACCAAAGCACATTTCGAATCAGCATCGAAAATCGAGAAGAATCTCAGTTACTTGTGGGCAGCGTTTTTGAAGCGTTGGGACTTACTACAAAGTTTCCTAGACATAGGCGCTGAATTGAATTTCTGTGATCAAAATGGCATTTCGGCTTTGCATTTGGGCGCCTTTAGCGGCTGCCTATCGACGTTAAGTTTCCTAGTCGGCCAGTCAATGAATGTGAATCTACAACCAAAATGTTATACGCCGCTGCATTGTGCAGCTTTCGGCAATTCCGCCGAAGCGGCTAAGTTTCTAATCAACAATGGTGCACTCATCACCATCGACACCAATAAACCGAACTGTGAGGAAAGTCTACTGCACTGTGCTGTGCGCGCCAATGCGCTCGAATGCGTGAAACTATTCATTGTGGAAGGCGCAGACGTGAATTCTTTGAAACCAAATGGCACCAATGCGATACACCTGGCGGCAGATTTGGGCAACGCGCAGTGCTTGGAGGCGCTGCTGAGTGCACCTGGTGCCGATGCCAATGTGCGAATATGCATACGGGAAAAGGAGTCGACAGCGTTGCATTTGGCCGCCGATGAAGGCAATGTTGAATGCGTCGATCTGCTGCTGGCAAAAGGTGCTGATGCGAAATTGAAGAATCATCGCGGCTTTACAGCCTTGCATTTAGCGGCGCGCACTTCAAGTCTGGAATGTGTGGAATCGCTGTTGCGTAACGGTAATGCCGATCCCAACGCCGAAGACTTCGATCATCGTACGCCGTTACACGCGGCGATAGGCAAATCGGAGAATGCCTTTGATATACTCGAGTTACTAATACAATGGGGTGCCAATGTGAATCATAAAGATATTTATGGTTTTACCGCCTTACATTTAGCCGCGCTCGACGGCTTGGCACAATCCGTTGAAATGCTGATCTTTCACGGCGCGGATGTGACAACGAAATCGAAAAAGGGCACTTCAGCCTTGAATGTCATCACGCGTAAGACGCCCGCTTCGGTGGCGATGATACGCCAGAAACTGGATGCCGCCATTACGCTGCACCACTCACAGGACCCAGTCAATCGCGAGGTAGAGTTAGAACTCGACTTTCGACAGTTATTGCAGCACTGTCATCCACGTGAGATAAGCTATCTGAACACATTTGTGGACGAAGGACAGAAGGAAATACTCGAGCATCCGTTATGCTCCTCGTTTTTGTACATAAAATGGGGTAAAATACGTAAATACTATATTGGTCGGCTCATCTTCTGTTTCACCTTCGTGCTCTTTCTCACACTCTACGTACTAACCGCGCTCGCACACAATTGCTATAACGGCAGCAAGGACGACAACACGACCATACAGGCTAAAGAACTCTGCCAAAAGCAGTCCATACTCGGCGATATGCTGCGCAATAATCCCTTTGTGATGGAAATGCAATGGTGGGTATTGGTCGCTATCACCATCGTTGAGATATTTCGGAAGCTCTATGGTATAACGGGTTATTCAACGTTCAAACACTATGTGACGCAGGTGGAAAATATCATGGAATGGTTCGTCATAACTAGCGTCTTTATCATCTCCTACATATACACGAACAAGACATATACCTTTCAGAACCACATAGGCGCATTTGCGGTGCTATTGGGTTGGACAAATCTGATGTTGATGATTGGTCAATTGCCAGTCTTCGATGTCTACGTGGCGATGTACACACGTGTACAAGGTGAATTCGCGAAACTTTTCATGGCATACTCGTGCATGCTGATCGGTTTCACGATTAGTTTTTGCGTAATCTTTCCCTCATCTTCGTCGTTCGCCAACCCCTTCATGGGATTCATCACTGTACTGGTAATGATGATCGGCGAACAAGATCTATCATTGCTGATCAACGATCCCGACGGCAAGGATCCGCCATTCTTATTGGAGGTGAGCGCCCAAATCACATTTGTGCTCTTTCTACTCTTCGTAACAATCATACTGATGAACTTATTGGTCGGCATAGCCGTGCATGACATACAGGGCTTAAAGAAGACCGCAGGGCTCTCGAAACTGGTACGCCAAACTAAACTCATATCGTACATAGAGTCCGCACTCTTTAACGGCTATTTACCGCCTTGGCTACGCAATCTATTACACTATACGGCACTAGTCTCGCCGCAGGCTTACCGCGTCGTGTTGTGCGTAAAGCCGTTAAATCCCAGCGAAAAGCGTTTACCACGCGAAATACTCATGAAGGCGTACGAAGTGGGAAAAATGCGTAAACATTTCGGACACACGATTTCGGCGAAAGGAACAGCCGCGACttatttgcaatacaaaaacaaatataatgatAATCAGACACAAAACTACTCAATGGACGACTTGGAAACGACACATTTTAACACGCTAACGACGAAAATCGACGAAAATGCCGAACGCATTGAATTCCTCACGCAGGAAATTCAGGAACTGAAGCAAGCGCTCATCACGCAACAACAGCAGGCGAGCAAAGTGATCGATAAGCTATTGATTGTGATTTCAAATCAGCAAAAGAATAATTTAaggaaataa
- the LOC105222709 gene encoding transient receptor potential channel pyrexia isoform X3: MRFEILSTNWRHAWIWLRKVFKSIPPNLMVRWRNNNADAMIEAQYPTPGEFEYMECGPSPPAESAPSMYDSFEEPTSELSVQICNDTLRISLIDQMKSAAGRVRFLEDIEQGNVIKDNTKAHFESASKIEKNLSYLWAAFLKRWDLLQSFLDIGAELNFCDQNGISALHLGAFSGCLSTLSFLVGQSMNVNLQPKCYTPLHCAAFGNSAEAAKFLINNGALITIDTNKPNCEESLLHCAVRANALECVKLFIVEGADVNSLKPNGTNAIHLAADLGNAQCLEALLSAPGADANVRICIREKESTALHLAADEGNVECVDLLLAKGADAKLKNHRGFTALHLAARTSSLECVESLLRNGNADPNAEDFDHRTPLHAAIGKSENAFDILELLIQWGANVNHKDIYGFTALHLAALDGLAQSVEMLIFHGADVTTKSKKGTSALNVITRKTPASVAMIRQKLDAAITLHHSQDPVNREVELELDFRQLLQHCHPREISYLNTFVDEGQKEILEHPLCSSFLYIKWGKIRKYYIGRLIFCFTFVLFLTLYVLTALAHNCYNGSKDDNTTIQAKELCQKQSILGDMLRNNPFVMEMQWWVLVAITIVEIFRKLYGITGYSTFKHYVTQVENIMEWFVITSVFIISYIYTNKTYTFQNHIGAFAVLLGWTNLMLMIGQLPVFDVYVAMYTRVQGEFAKLFMAYSCMLIGFTISFCVIFPSSSSFANPFMGFITVLVMMIGEQDLSLLINDPDGKDPPFLLEVSAQITFVLFLLFVTIILMNLLVGIAVHDIQGLKKTAGLSKLVRQTKLISYIESALFNGYLPPWLRNLLHYTALVSPQAYRVVLCVKPLNPSEKRLPREILMKAYEVGKMRKHFGHTISAKGTAATYLQYKNKYNDNQTQNYSMDDLETTHFNTLTTKIDENAERIEFLTQEIQELKQALITQQQQASKVIDKLLIVISNQQKNNLRK, encoded by the coding sequence ATTCAAATCGATACCGCCAAATTTAATGGTACGATGGCGCAACAATAATGCAGACGCCATGATAGAGGCCCAATATCCGACACCCGGTGAATTCGAGTACATGGAGTGCGGACCCTCGCCGCCAGCCGAAAGCGCGCCCAGCATGTATGATAGCTTCGAGGAGCCCACCAGCGAGCTAAGCGTACAAATATGCAACGACACGCTGCGCATCAGTCTCATCGATCAGATGAAGAGCGCCGCAGGACGGGTGCGTTTCCTAGAGGATATCGAACAGGGCAACGTGATCAAAGATAACACCAAAGCACATTTCGAATCAGCATCGAAAATCGAGAAGAATCTCAGTTACTTGTGGGCAGCGTTTTTGAAGCGTTGGGACTTACTACAAAGTTTCCTAGACATAGGCGCTGAATTGAATTTCTGTGATCAAAATGGCATTTCGGCTTTGCATTTGGGCGCCTTTAGCGGCTGCCTATCGACGTTAAGTTTCCTAGTCGGCCAGTCAATGAATGTGAATCTACAACCAAAATGTTATACGCCGCTGCATTGTGCAGCTTTCGGCAATTCCGCCGAAGCGGCTAAGTTTCTAATCAACAATGGTGCACTCATCACCATCGACACCAATAAACCGAACTGTGAGGAAAGTCTACTGCACTGTGCTGTGCGCGCCAATGCGCTCGAATGCGTGAAACTATTCATTGTGGAAGGCGCAGACGTGAATTCTTTGAAACCAAATGGCACCAATGCGATACACCTGGCGGCAGATTTGGGCAACGCGCAGTGCTTGGAGGCGCTGCTGAGTGCACCTGGTGCCGATGCCAATGTGCGAATATGCATACGGGAAAAGGAGTCGACAGCGTTGCATTTGGCCGCCGATGAAGGCAATGTTGAATGCGTCGATCTGCTGCTGGCAAAAGGTGCTGATGCGAAATTGAAGAATCATCGCGGCTTTACAGCCTTGCATTTAGCGGCGCGCACTTCAAGTCTGGAATGTGTGGAATCGCTGTTGCGTAACGGTAATGCCGATCCCAACGCCGAAGACTTCGATCATCGTACGCCGTTACACGCGGCGATAGGCAAATCGGAGAATGCCTTTGATATACTCGAGTTACTAATACAATGGGGTGCCAATGTGAATCATAAAGATATTTATGGTTTTACCGCCTTACATTTAGCCGCGCTCGACGGCTTGGCACAATCCGTTGAAATGCTGATCTTTCACGGCGCGGATGTGACAACGAAATCGAAAAAGGGCACTTCAGCCTTGAATGTCATCACGCGTAAGACGCCCGCTTCGGTGGCGATGATACGCCAGAAACTGGATGCCGCCATTACGCTGCACCACTCACAGGACCCAGTCAATCGCGAGGTAGAGTTAGAACTCGACTTTCGACAGTTATTGCAGCACTGTCATCCACGTGAGATAAGCTATCTGAACACATTTGTGGACGAAGGACAGAAGGAAATACTCGAGCATCCGTTATGCTCCTCGTTTTTGTACATAAAATGGGGTAAAATACGTAAATACTATATTGGTCGGCTCATCTTCTGTTTCACCTTCGTGCTCTTTCTCACACTCTACGTACTAACCGCGCTCGCACACAATTGCTATAACGGCAGCAAGGACGACAACACGACCATACAGGCTAAAGAACTCTGCCAAAAGCAGTCCATACTCGGCGATATGCTGCGCAATAATCCCTTTGTGATGGAAATGCAATGGTGGGTATTGGTCGCTATCACCATCGTTGAGATATTTCGGAAGCTCTATGGTATAACGGGTTATTCAACGTTCAAACACTATGTGACGCAGGTGGAAAATATCATGGAATGGTTCGTCATAACTAGCGTCTTTATCATCTCCTACATATACACGAACAAGACATATACCTTTCAGAACCACATAGGCGCATTTGCGGTGCTATTGGGTTGGACAAATCTGATGTTGATGATTGGTCAATTGCCAGTCTTCGATGTCTACGTGGCGATGTACACACGTGTACAAGGTGAATTCGCGAAACTTTTCATGGCATACTCGTGCATGCTGATCGGTTTCACGATTAGTTTTTGCGTAATCTTTCCCTCATCTTCGTCGTTCGCCAACCCCTTCATGGGATTCATCACTGTACTGGTAATGATGATCGGCGAACAAGATCTATCATTGCTGATCAACGATCCCGACGGCAAGGATCCGCCATTCTTATTGGAGGTGAGCGCCCAAATCACATTTGTGCTCTTTCTACTCTTCGTAACAATCATACTGATGAACTTATTGGTCGGCATAGCCGTGCATGACATACAGGGCTTAAAGAAGACCGCAGGGCTCTCGAAACTGGTACGCCAAACTAAACTCATATCGTACATAGAGTCCGCACTCTTTAACGGCTATTTACCGCCTTGGCTACGCAATCTATTACACTATACGGCACTAGTCTCGCCGCAGGCTTACCGCGTCGTGTTGTGCGTAAAGCCGTTAAATCCCAGCGAAAAGCGTTTACCACGCGAAATACTCATGAAGGCGTACGAAGTGGGAAAAATGCGTAAACATTTCGGACACACGATTTCGGCGAAAGGAACAGCCGCGACttatttgcaatacaaaaacaaatataatgatAATCAGACACAAAACTACTCAATGGACGACTTGGAAACGACACATTTTAACACGCTAACGACGAAAATCGACGAAAATGCCGAACGCATTGAATTCCTCACGCAGGAAATTCAGGAACTGAAGCAAGCGCTCATCACGCAACAACAGCAGGCGAGCAAAGTGATCGATAAGCTATTGATTGTGATTTCAAATCAGCAAAAGAATAATTTAaggaaataa